TGGGTGCTCTATGAAATTGAAGATGGAGATGCAAAGGTTACTTACAAGCCCTCCAGGAAAGTTCCTGTCAGGGAGTATCTGAAAATGCAGAAGAGATTCAAACATCTCACTGACGAGCGTATTGCAGAAATTCAGGCACATATTGATAAAAGATGGAGTAAAATCTTCGGGAAGTGATTTTGTGAAACTTCATGGTGTTGAGATTGATAATACTTTTGCAGAGGCTTTTGAACTCTGGTATTCCAGGTTCTTGATTACAGCCATAAATAAAAAGTGGGTTCTTGAGGCTGCAAGAGAGGCAACAGGTTTCGGAACTTCAATGATAGGCTGTTCTTCAGAGGCAGGAATTGAGGGTTTTTATTCGCCAGCAGAAACACCTGATGGAAGGCCAGGTGTAGGAGTTATTATATTTGCAATCAGGAAGAAGCTTGAAACTGACCTCATAAACAGAATAGGACAGTGTGTTTTAACTTCGCCGACGGCAAGGGTTTTTGCCATAGGTGAAGGTAGAGAAAGCATAGATACTGGCTATAAGATGAAGTTTTTTGGCGATGGTTATGAGGAAGTCAGAGAAAGTTATGGGAGAGAAATTATAGCAGTGCCCTTAATGATGGGTGAGTTTGAGATTGAAAAAAACCTTCCTGTGGGTAAGGGAGTTGCGGGCGGCAATCTTATAATTCTTGCTCAGACACAGGCTTCGGCTCTTTTAGCTGCAGAGGCTGCTGTTGAAGCTATTGATGGCATAGAAGGCGTTATCACACCTTTCCCGGGTGGCATAGTCGGGAGTGGTTCGAAGGTAGGCTCAAAAAAGTATAGTTTTATGCATGCAACAACCAATGAGAAGTTCTGTCCAACTTTAAAGGATAAGGTTGAAGGCTCTGCTTTAAGCTCTGAAATCGGAGCTGTTTCAGAGGTTGTAATAGATGGCATAAGCGAGGATAGTGTAAAAAGGGCGATGAAGGCTGGAATAGAGGCTGCTGTTAAGATTCAGGGAGTAAAGAAGATTACAGCAGGTAACTATGGAGGAAATTTTGGTAAGGTGCATATCTATTTGAGGGATTTATTCGAATAGCTTGTCAAGGCAGTTATTCTTTACAACAGGTGAAATTACTTTTTTAATCAGGAATAAAGCAGAAATTACTACCATCACAACTACAAATAGAATTAAATCCCTTATTGAAATATCATATCCTCTGCCCACATGCTTTGTGGCATTGGACAGTATTGTATCTCTTGCCGGGGTTCTGATTCCTTTCCCTATTCGTTCTGAAATAATAAAGAAGGCCGCAAGTTGCCAGTAACCAGCAAATCCAAGTAGAGGAAATTACTCCTTGCTCCTTCGTATGTTATATCTACGAATAGACTGACAATTCCCAGAAGGACAAAAATTTAAAGGCTGTTTTTTTCTGGTCGTCTATTCTGTATGAGGGGACTCTATCTACTTTATTGCTTTACAGTTCACTGTAGATATCCGTACCCAACAGCGGTCTTTGCACCGATGCCATGTTCATTCAAGGCCTTTTTCATCCATTCATATCCAGCTTCCAATGGGTACTTATCTTCAAATATCCCCTTCTGGATAGCAGTATTATCTTTTTCTTTTATTCCAATTATGAATTCAAATTCCGCATCTTTTACTGTTAAGAAGAAAATTGGCTTGGGACTATGATCGTCGGCAGGCGGAACATTTCCCGAAGAATCAGAATAGTAAGTGCCATAATGTGGATTCATAATATCTGGCTTGATTGTTGGTTTAGATAGTGGTAAAGCATCAAAGAAACTGATTTTTCCCTGTCTGCTTTCATTATAAAAACTCTCTTTAGGACACCCGAATATATCACAAAAGCCTTGGTCTTCCTTCAATGCTTTTTTTTCATCACTTCCAAATTTCTCTGTGATAATATAACTTCGAACAACTCCTTTAATCGCACTCCCCGGAATGTAAGGAATTCCATAAATATGATGCAGTGTCATTGACGTTTCATAAACGGATTCGTTACCGAGACCAACTATGAGACGCCAGTCGGGTTTAAGAATAATTGATTTTATATCTATGTTTAATTTTTCTATATTTTTCTTATGTCTTTCTGCTATTGCTTTTATATCTATTTTTGAATAATCTGGCTGGACATTTAATACAATCCCTTTTTTCCTGTCCACTTCAAAAAATTTGAATTTATCATTATCATAAAATTGAGATGCTTTATTTAACAATAAGCTATAATTTTCAATATCCTTCCCTTTAAATGATTGTAGTGCAATTCTTGTATCACTCGGGAGTTTTGTATTGTCTATATTAAATATATCAGAAACGGCTTTCGCTATATGGTTTCGACTTTTATCATTGATACTATGGCCTTTACTAAACTTCTGATTTTTAGGAAGCTCTTTTCCATTAACGATTATTTTTGTAATCTGTCCCTTTTCTCTTTCTATCTCACATGCTTTTTTATTTGAAGACATATCCATTTGATAACCAAGCGGCAC
The sequence above is a segment of the archaeon BMS3Bbin15 genome. Coding sequences within it:
- the fhcD_1 gene encoding formyltransferase/hydrolase complex subunit D, whose product is MIKDGVKSSGSDFVKLHGVEIDNTFAEAFELWYSRFLITAINKKWVLEAAREATGFGTSMIGCSSEAGIEGFYSPAETPDGRPGVGVIIFAIRKKLETDLINRIGQCVLTSPTARVFAIGEGRESIDTGYKMKFFGDGYEEVRESYGREIIAVPLMMGEFEIEKNLPVGKGVAGGNLIILAQTQASALLAAEAAVEAIDGIEGVITPFPGGIVGSGSKVGSKKYSFMHATTNEKFCPTLKDKVEGSALSSEIGAVSEVVIDGISEDSVKRAMKAGIEAAVKIQGVKKITAGNYGGNFGKVHIYLRDLFE
- a CDS encoding RAMP superfamily protein, coding for MSERGIIYVNKAKKGGYVARVHLDNGKTKIDVPLGYQMDMSSNKKACEIEREKGQITKIIVNGKELPKNQKFSKGHSINDKSRNHIAKAVSDIFNIDNTKLPSDTRIALQSFKGKDIENYSLLLNKASQFYDNDKFKFFEVDRKKGIVLNVQPDYSKIDIKAIAERHKKNIEKLNIDIKSIILKPDWRLIVGLGNESVYETSMTLHHIYGIPYIPGSAIKGVVRSYIITEKFGSDEKKALKEDQGFCDIFGCPKESFYNESRQGKISFFDALPLSKPTIKPDIMNPHYGTYYSDSSGNVPPADDHSPKPIFFLTVKDAEFEFIIGIKEKDNTAIQKGIFEDKYPLEAGYEWMKKALNEHGIGAKTAVGYGYLQ